TGAATACTTAATTCGAGATCTGTTTGGACTAGAAATAAGGTAGATTTTCCAAGCTGCTTATATCCGATAAGCTGAAGCAATTTACTAATAAAGCAATTCCACCCTGACAGCTTGTGTGTATGCTTGAACCTATAGTGTTTTTCTCAAATGAGAAAAAAAGTCGTGATTCAGTGTGGTGGTGGGGTTTCTCTTTGTGGATATTTAGCATCTCATGAAATTATGTCTGAAGAATCGAGTGCGCTGTGTTACTTATCAATATGTTGTTTGTTGTTGGTACGAATCTCGAGTTGGATTAATTTGTGGTGTTGGAGTGGAGTATTGATATGGAGTATTGCAAAGTGTTGAGTCCTCCAAGTGGATTTGAGGATTTTTTGGAAGATTGCTAGTGTATGTCTATAGAACTGGGTGCAGTGTGACTGTTATTGATCGAATTGTGGGAGTTGGAAATCTGTTTGGATATTAGATGAAATTTATAACATGGATCATGGTTGTAGTGTGTCTACTTCTAGTTTATATGTGACACAATCAGTCTCTTACCGGTGCGCTTGGATAATGTGAAATTAATTTCTTGTTTCACGTTGGCAGGTGAACGTTCCAAAGACAAAGAAGACTTACTGCAAATCAAAGGAGTGCAAGAAGCATACCTTGCACAAGGTTACCCAGTACAAGAAGGGAAAGGATAGCTTAGCTGCTCAGGGTAAGCGTCGTTACGACCGCAAGCAGTCTGGCTATGGTGGACAGACAAAGCCCGTTTTCCACAAGAAGGTAAGCAAAATATATAGAGTTGGTAATTGCCAACTTTGCTGTGAATCCATGGTTGTCATTATTAAGCTTACACTATTACATACATCATACAAACTAATACAGAAGTCATCTTCGATTATGTTTAGGCGAAAACAACAAAGAAGATTGTGCTGAGGTTACAATGCCAGGGCTGCAAACATGTTTCTCAGCATCCTATTAAGGTTGGTGTCTTGTTCTTGCATTTTCTCGAGGGCTGCTCTCACCTATCTGTGCTTAAAACTCTCTCTTTTTGCAGAGGTGCAAGCACTTCGAAATTGGTGGAGATAAGAAGGGCAAAGGAACGTCACTTTTCTAAGTATATCATTGTTTGCtgtctttttttctctttggtTGCGATTTTGGATTTAGCTAAACATTTGATTATATGAAACTTGGTTGTAAGTTTTGTTTTGAACAATAGTGTTATGCATAATTAAAGCAGTTTTCGGTAGTTACTTTGTCATTGGTCACTTAATCCATACGAATTTTGTGAATGTTCCTTTTCCTGTTCTATTTAATCTTAgacaaataaataaacatttaattattGCACATCAAGTGAACATAGATAGCGTTGATAATTAGATCGCCAATAACCCAAATGTTTATAATTGCATGTTAAAATTGTTCTAACATTTCTCATTTTGTTCATTAACTCGATGACATTTACCCAATTCCAAATTATTCAAGTTCCTATTTCAATCACTTTGAATCATCTTTTTATCTAACTTTTAATCAAATCTTATAGTATCATAAAGTTAATAGTAACACATAAGTCACCATTCCACTTGAAGAAACTGCACCGCACGATTAATCCACCGCCGTCAATACTTCCGACTCCACATCACCACCAGCGGCGATGACACCTGCCTCCTCCCGTCCGACCACATCACCTTCCCCTCCTCCCACAAAGCAGTCCCCGGCCTCAACGCCATCTTCTCGGCCTTTATCCTCACCTTATAACTCCTCTTCTCACCCTTCGCCCTAAACATCATCACCGCCGGCATCACCGTCACACTCACCCCTCTCGGACTCGTTACCGCAGCCACAAACCTTGCCGCGCGGTCCCCAACATGCGTCACGGTTCTAGTAACCACAACCTCAAGATCACCGCCCGCCGAAGCCTCCGCCGCCTCAAACTGAACCACAATCGCCGGATAATTTACATCCCACGGCTTCAGTTGTTTTCTACCACAGCTAAATCTCTTTCGATAAATGCGCCTTATTTCATCGCCACTAAAATTCGACGCACATAGAAAGTTCAAATAATCAACAACCGTCAGATCATACACGAGACCAGGATCAACGGCTCTCTGTGGGTCCACGTGTCCAGCGCCTACATCCCAAATAGAGGAGATATTATACGATTGCTCATCCAGCAGGGGCATGCCGTCTCTGTATCGGCTGTACGCCGTCGTCATCATCGCCGACCGGATCATCGCTGGCGACCAGTCGGCGTGTGCACCTTTGAGCAGCGCCGCCACGCCGGAGGCGTGCGGGCAGGACATCGACGTCCCCGACGCCACGTTGAATTCGGTCTGCCGCGGATCGTCGGCGAGCTCGGTGGGCGACGATCCGGCCGGCCACGCCGCCAGGATGTTGACTCCCGGAGCGATCACGTCTGGTTTGAGAATGTACGGTGAATCAATGTTCGGACCCCTAGCTGAGAACGACGCCACCACCGGCGCCGGCTTCACCCCAATTTTGTGCCGCGAAACGCTATCGTCGCCCTAGGGTTAGGGCTCGAGTTTATGTAATCGTGGATTGATTTTCCCGCGGATTCCGTCACGGCGAGGCCGGGCAACACGAGCGGGTCGGCGATGAGGCCTTCCCCGATCGGCGCAACATTCGCCACCACCACACCAACACCGCCGGCTTTTCTCACGACGCCGGCCTTCGCCACCCGAGAATTGCCGCCGCGATCGCACACCGCGATCTTCCCGCGCACGGCGTTCTCGTCGAGGGATCCGTCAAGGCAGGTGGCAGAGGAGAAACCTCCGGCGCGCTTAGTGACGTCTCCGCCGATTAAAGCATTTCCGGCGTAAATCAAGGGCAAAAAGGTCTTTTTGGGAAGGGGCGGGCCACTATAAAGTGACGCGCCTGTGATCACCCGCCCATTCCCGAGCACGAGATCAGCGGGGAAAGTCCTATCAATTGTGCTGGCGCCAACGGTCATCATCCACGGGGAAACGTTACTGACGGTGAGTTTAGTAGGGCCGTCGTTACCCGCGGCGGCGGAGACCAAAATTCCCTTCTCCATAGCTCCAAACGCGCCGATCGCCATCGGATCAAGGTAGTAGGGCACAACGCCGCCGCCGACGGAGATGGAGATCACATTCACGCCGTCCCTCGCCGCCTGGTCGAACGCGGCGAGGATGTCCGAATCCATGCATCCATACTGCCAGCAGATCTTATACACCGCGATCCGCGCCTTCGGCGCAATCCCGACAGCGACGCCGGCGGCGTAGCCGAAGAGAGAGGCGTTTCCGACGGCTCTTCCGGCAGCGGTCGACGCCGTGTGAGTGCCGTGGCCGTTCGTATCCCTGGCCGATTTCAATTCCTCCGACGAATTAATCCTCCCCCTCCGAGCCTCGTAGCCGTCGGAGAAGTACCGAGCGCCGATGATCTTCCGGTTGCAGAGATTTTTTGTGAAATTATCTCCTTCCACGCACTCGCCTCTCCAATTGGAAGGGACTGGGCCGAGGCCTTCGTCGTGGAAGCTACGGTGCTCCGGCCAAATTCCGGTATCGAGGACTCCGATAACAACATTGGAGCCGGAATCGGATTCAGTGAGCAAACCGCCGGGATTGTTGTTGGATAGGCCTAGGAATCGCGGCGAGCGAGTCGTTTGCAGCTGGCGCACGCGATCGGGGAAGATCGCGACGATTTCCGGCCGTTTTTGAAGCTGTCGAGCTAATTTTGGAGTTAATTTCACGGAGAATCCATGGAAAACAGTTTggtaaatatgaagaaattcacTAGATTTTCCGATTCCGCTAGGGTTTGAATCCAGGTTATGAAGAGTGGATTTGTACCAACGTTCTACATCAGAGAAAGCTGAGGGTTTCAACTCATTCTCGACTCTAACAATGAATGTTAGCACGATTTCGCTATCATCATCGTAGAATTCACCGGAAACGGCGGCAAATAGGAGAGGGGATAAGAGTAGGAAAGACCAAAAACGGAGCATTTGGATTCAGCTGTGAGAGTTAAAAGGAGAAATTTAATCGGATGAGTCATCGATTTGCAACATCGTATTTATAAGAAAATGATCGGAGAGTAGAGACAAAAATGATGAAACGAAGTTGTTAGAGAGGGGTATGAAACGTTGAAATCCCAGAAAATGGCTAAAAATATATGTGCGAGAATTGCATGCGATGCCTATTTCACGCCATGCGAAGGTGGCGAAACTTGAGTGTTCTTTCCTTTTTCGAGTAGGGAAAGTGATGCAATGCACTTTCTTGCTTACAACTCATGCAATCTTTTAGTACTAGTAGtagtggagtactattttttaacaTATATGGAAGTGTTAATTTCATGTGAGCATCATCAGTTTGGAACATTAGCTTGTTTAATTCACATCTaccattattttttaattttaataacttacataaattactgtcattaattttacaatttacaTAAAATATCAAGCTTGACtacttctttttatttttttatttaaagttacaaaatataaacagattgaactttcattttatttaattcttaaacTTAAAGCATCAATaatgatcaattttttttggattatttttataGCTCGACTTTGATATGAGACCGATACTGTCATTTTTGTACGACAACGTGTTAGGGCACCCACAGTGAGGCGGACGAtgggccgcccgatgcctcgagcgcgccatcgtccgccactgtgggtgcaCGGATGATGCGTCGTCCTCGCCCGACAGATAGTCCGCGGAGGAAGCGcagacgatagggcatcgtccgtccactgtgggcgacgcggatgatgcaacgcgtttttgtttttttatttttatttttaaaattcgaaaaattcatttatataaataccccctacctcaccttcatttgtaacggCCTCGATGGTGCgaacgttgttggacacgcataACGCTCTcatgaagtgtacggacccggccagagccgaatacctccaggggttgatcgatgagctgcgacAGAAGTTGAAgcttttgtagagtagtcaacttttttttatttctaactcctgtaattttttttaatcaatgtagtatttgtctttttttagttaatcgttgtgttttttaattagtttgtatttatatatttgaaaacatttaaactaattaacaaaataatagtaaaacctatagggcgcccACTACAGGtgaaagggtaggaggataaaatgctaacgtggcggtgcatagggcgggctttaaggcgcgtcttagggcgccccactgctgatgcccttagTCATTTATGAATGTCTTATTTGTGGAAAACATTATACTATTACGCAAAAATATCCAATTCCGCTAATTTTGATCATTTAAGGCGGTTTGCTAAGTGTATGTAAATTGTGCAGCAAATAAGAGTGTAAATGCAGCTACACTACGTCAACAGATCACGCAACCCTCATTATTCATTTGCCATCTTaaagttaaaacttaaaataatGTTGATATCTTGCTCCATATCAAATCTGTTAAGATATTATTTTCTcaaaaaagatttaaaaaaagaaaaatgttttggagacataatgtctaagacataataaggttaaagtagtcattttagattgttttatatttttatttaaataaatgttttgtaCATATACCATAATACCCTTGTGcatataaaaacatttttttatatttaagaaTTACTTGCTTAGGAAAGTTGTGTGCATTTATATGGATGACATGATTTAAGCAAATATATActctaaaatcaaataaaatctaCCTGTAACAACTAACAATTCAATTATTCAAATCTTGTGAACAAAATCTTGAAGCAATGAAATgggaaatgatatttttaatttaacattatacgtattttatttgtaattaaatttataagatGTTCATATACCTTATTACTCCTACATTTATAAAACATATTATTTGTTTATAAGAGTTTTAATTCTGGAACGTTAACTATATACATTTacttttaaaatacaaattgtaaAAGGTTATATCTTACTTTCCAAAATACATCTTTTTAtaatgagaaaaaaattatataccTTCACTTTCCAGattcaatttattaaaaaaatataaaatagtagttatatttttaaaatattggttAGATGAATTAAAAGTACTCcgtatttgattattttttatcggGATTCAAAGTaaagtttcaaaattttaagaatttaaacaattttatatttaatagaaATGATACATTGTTACTAATGGAGTTTAcaattttgattttaagaatttcataattttaatttaactctttacattcaaaatttttatttctttaaattcttaatttttagaACATTATGTTGAACCTATTACGCATTTTTAACTCATCTATTAAATATCTTAAAGTACATAGTTAATATTTCTCCTTTTCTTATGCAATATTAGAGTTCTTAGTCCAGTTCACTGTAACATAcgacaaattaaaatttaagaatttcataccTTTGATAGTAGTAATTCTTTACGTTCCAATATattaatttctttaaattctAAATTTAAAAAACGTTACAAATGTACCCCaatcaaaaaattaattatatattcttTTGATTGAGTGTATTAGGTAAAATAGTGTAATTTGATATGAGTTGACTTTGATAATAGTTTGATTGATGTATATTTAGATAAAAGAAAGTAATTTGATATGAATTGTCTTTCcttttatgattaattgatatatatttatttattcaattattatttaattcaaaataaagGGTATATTAGTCCATATTATAATTTGGCTTATGGCAAATTGACATAGGGGTATTATGGCttggagacattatgtctctaaatcatcaCTCTTAAAAAAATCAGTTATGATagtaaatagaattaattctcaTTAATTGTCTCAATAAAGAATCTGTTAGGATAAGAGTACATCAAAGGAGAAAATTTTTAATACTTCTCATTGAGGAGTAAGGACCACTCAActaattttaaaactaattaattagtaattatTGTTTAACTAATTAGGgcttaataaatttaattggaGGACATCAAACTGTAATTAGGAATTAATAAACCTTAATGGCAATTTTTGTAAGCAAATATTAACACGATGAAATGAAAGGGAAATGATTTTTAGACAGAATGGCAATGCCATAATGAGGAAAAATGAAATTAGTTTTAAGTGTATACTAAAACAATGCAATTGATATAAGCCTCACAAATATGGGCTTATTGGGCCAAACGTAGGGAAAATCCGAGATGATTTGGATTAATTATGGTCGAAATGCAactaagtagtactccctccgtcccaagctactcgcacttatttcctttttgggcgtctcaagttacttgcactctccccatttttagtaaaaattttcacctacagccgtcattttttactttcctatacactcattccttaatctccgtgccgaaaaggaaatgagcgagtagcccgggacggagggagtactagaacTTAGTATGGAGtacaattttatgaaatgaaattaGGCATTTTGGATTTTTTTGATTTGGGAAATGTGACAATAATTACATACGCGTAGTGCATAAAAGGTTGTCGGTGAAGCAATCTGACTGAATCCATAATGAATAAATCAATGTTCCGTACTATTATTAGGACGTATGATTTCGATTATGGGGGTCCAATACCGTTAACAATTATAGTATACGTAGTATTTTTTTCGATACTATACATATATAGTTAAAGTTGTGAATGTTGGGGGCAATAGACCCAATGTAGTACTACTTGATGAATTTGATTCATTTGCTTATATATACTATGTGCTTTTTTACTGTGttaattttaatactataagTTGAAGCAAAAACTTAGATTTAAAAACTCGAACAGCTTCTGTTAGTACTACAAAAAATAGTTAATGTAATAAATAAGAGCAGACTAAacaatactactagtattttgttTTCCTAAGTTTTTCAGGGTGGGTGGCAAAGCAGTGTGCGGCCGCCGCCTTTTGACTATATGCGAACAAGGCAGTAAAATACCTGCCAGCGCCCACTGGAATCAGCGCACACTTAATTATTCATAAATGATTAGGTATTAGTACAAGAACATTTCAAGTAAATCCGaattcatttatatatttttccctCCTAATTATATACTAAGAAGAAGGGGATAATGATAGTGTTCGTACAAGGTTACTCATTATTTTAATCAAGAATTGCTCGAGTTATATGATAGTACTATGAAGGAATCATACTCTTAATTCTGAAtatcttaattaaaaaaacaaggTTTTTCTAAGTCGTAGTGTTTTAATGGTACcaccaaataaaataa
This portion of the Salvia splendens isolate huo1 chromosome 10, SspV2, whole genome shotgun sequence genome encodes:
- the LOC121750687 gene encoding 60S ribosomal protein L44, which codes for MVNVPKTKKTYCKSKECKKHTLHKVTQYKKGKDSLAAQGKRRYDRKQSGYGGQTKPVFHKKAKTTKKIVLRLQCQGCKHVSQHPIKRCKHFEIGGDKKGKGTSLF